The proteins below are encoded in one region of Phaeodactylum tricornutum CCAP 1055/1 chromosome 3, complete sequence:
- the SMC gene encoding predicted protein (SMC proteins family form heterodimers and act as an essential regulator of chromosome condensation. Highly closed to th Thalassiosira protein thaps1 128975.), with protein MEQANTSGVEPAFPIPASLQDLERAPYNLLPYPNDFADDDEATRADSFQALVFGLQQGNVALRSQGMNVFFNTDEQWLSEDRLQALYTLVRKFASLAPATKKGVVEVLVDTVKLLSSLLEQESETVPQSFRDAVAAHTYMLFSLLFSSETAAAGDLNKKESTEKQSLRESCVAGLVCLTESMANNRPTLWQRGVPDEAVILLPCRVAYILLERATGVVARKALCGDEALRMIALTVDSAESALASIAAALMDLMHSHEHMAVLTAELCIMVQEQPSNRLAIDLLRESGRLEGADIKASGIKHVAPFLSELAKLRPRLVLSHLSHLLPHMAREPYHMRSALVAAAAHILEYLGKHSQQAETTNPSSNQDAEDVAKSAPLDVAKSQDALLDLLTERVYDVSSFTRSATLKAWIGLVQNGTLPKSRIVPVTRMAMDRLQDKTVMVRKQSMQLLTTLLENNPFMGSLDPVPYTRKLMELFEYVKKNLPEIIREAHEASLIGVEDNDTLSEIEFATIKATIAEVESWEIDTLSESQQDFSTKIKALKYTQSAVDFIEVFEHANTALEGMLLSANTSDVTEALRFFVQARHFQLPCAVTGMKRALALMWSSEQSIRDEVLKAFVDVFIAKPGTDGSELLPDHDIAKNLLVLSGKSSVSELASVEEAVIRLVKEDRIPAEVFLILWSIASKGSGEARAAALQLLSMGAGADRTIVDSKSRIKLLLEAGLGDYTQDRNDWRLAGAAAIVLQRIDRAKVDPSDAKFLVLERVIEELSTVARGDWCRDDTPVDTLQWFSAAEQTIKALFVICPEPEKACSDIILGMHETTFRGADQCHPLRLARFFHVLGQIALELLVYTESLSGSVRRANARKSLKKQEQADQAKGKKIGSNSGDDDIEAELGMAAEVEAENERKLADISENEILGRGLVSVFAPLLVRVVGNDGGKFQSEVLMQSCTLALCKFMCVSSSFCEKHLSLLFKALANAPAEDTIMRANTVVALGDLAFRFPNEVEPYTPRLYACLRDSSTKVRRHTLMVLTHLILNDMVKVKGQVCEIALCLRDDDPRIRDMSRLLFHELSKRSNNPIYNLLPDIISQLSLLPNRKEDFRGIMSFLLGYIKKERQNEMLTEKLCLRFPKCTTVSQKADLSYCIAQLKLNEKSIKCLSDNFKLYKEALHDDDVRKSFDSMISKAKKFMKPELRQFLEEWESKLKEFAELGAENELAGAKAAKAKKRASKRAARKQLEAVDEIEDELEFDEGSVEKENTPVRTSRRARKNVVPM; from the exons ATGGAACAAGCCAACACTTCGGGTGTCGAACCCGCGTTTCCTATTCCGGCAAGTCTGCAAGACCTGGAGCGGGCACCGTACAACCTCTTGCCGTATCCGAACGATTTtgcggacgatgacgaggctACACGGGCTGATTCCTTTCAGGCCCTCGTCTTTGGCCTCCAGCAAGGCAACGTTGCCTTGCGGTCGCAAGGCATGAatgtgttcttcaataccGACGAGCAATGGTTGAGTGAAGATCGTTTGCAAGCGCTTTATACGCTAGTACG AAAATTTGCATCCTTGGCTCCGGCAACCAAAAAGGGCGTCGTGGAAGTCTTGGTTGACACTGTAAAGCTCTTGTCCAGTTTACTCGAACAGGAATCCGAGACAGTGCCCCAAAGTTTTCGGGATGCCGTTGCGGCGCACACCTACATGCTCTTCTCCCTTTTGTTTTCAAGCGAGACCGCTGCTGCGGGGGATCTCAACAAGAAAGAATCGACCGAAAAGCAAAGCCTACGCGAATCCTGCGTTGCCGGCCTCGTCTGCTTGACGGAAAGTATGGCGAACAATCGCCCGACGCTATGGCAACGCGGAGTTCCCGACGAAGCCGTGATTCTTTTACCCTGCCGGGTTGCCTACATACTCTTGGAGCGCGCGACGGGGGTCGTGGCTCGAAAAGCCCTCTGCGGAGACGAAGCGCTGCGGATGATTGCACTCACGGTCGACTCCGCCGAATCTGCGCTTGCTTCCATAGCCGCCGCTTTGATGGATCTCATGCACTCCCACGAACACATGGCAGTCTTAACGGCCGAGCTTTGTATCATGGTCCAGGAACAACCTAGTAATCGGTTGGCAATTGATTTGCTGCGAGAATCGGGACGACTGGAAGGTGCGGACATCAAAGCAAGTGGTATAAAGCACGTGGCACCGTTTTTGAGCGAATTGGCCAAGCTCCGTCCACGCCTTGTTCTATCGCACTTATCCCACCTTCTCCCGCACATGGCCCGGGAACCCTACCATATGCGCTCAGCACTTGTCGCAGCAGCTGCCCACATATTGGAGTATCTCGGAAAGCATTCCCAGCAAGCTGAGACGACGAACCCATCGAGCAATCAAGACGCAGAAGATGTCGCAAAATCCGCACCCTTGGACGTGGCCAAATCACAAGACGCCTTACTAGACTTGCTTACAGAGCGTGTCTATGATGTCAGCTCTTTTACTCGATCGGCGACACTCAAAGCCTGGATTGGATTGGTCCAAAATGGGACTCTGCCCAAATCGCGTATCGTACCGGTCACACGGATGGCTATGGATCGACTACAGGACAAGACAGTCATGGTGCGAAAACAATCCATGCAG CTCTTGACGACGCTTCTAGAAAATAATCCCTTTATGGGAAGTCTCGATCCGGTCCCTTACACTCGTAAGCTTATGGAACTATTTGAATACGTAAAGAAAAATCTACCGGAGATAATCAGAGAAGCGCATGAGGCCTCACTTATTGGAGTTGAAGACAATGATACACTGAGTGAGATCGAGTTTGCGACTATCAAGGCTACTATTGCAGAGGTTGAGAGCTGGGAGATCGATACACTCAGCGAGTCGCAACAGGATTTTTCTACCAAAATAAAGGCTCTCAAGTATACGCAGTCAGCCGTAGATTTTATCGAAGTATTCGAGCATGCCAATACGGCGCTTGAAGGCATGCTGCTGTCGGCAAATACCAGTGATGTGACAGAAGCCCTACGATTCTTTGTCCAGGCTCGGCATTTCCAACTACCCTGCGCCGTGACTGGGATGAAACGTGCCTTGGCTCTCATGTGGTCATCGGAGCAGAGCATCCGAGACGAAGTCCTCAAAGCGTTTGTCGATGTTTTCATCGCCAAGCCAGGGACGGACGGGTCCGAACTTTTGCCAGATCACGACATTGCCAAGAACCTTTTGGTACTAAGTGGAAAGTCATCGGTCAGCGAGTTGGCATCCGTCGAAGAAGCCGTCATACGACTTGTCAAGGAAGATCGAATTCCTGCCGAGGTTTTCTTGATTCTTTGGTCGATTGCTTCCAAAGGGTCAGGGGAAGCCCGAGCTGCAGCACTACAGCTACTTTCAATGGGTGCTGGAGCCGACCGTACCATAGTTGACAGCAAAAGTCGGATCAAGCTGTTATTGGAAGCTGGTCTTGGAGACTACACCCAAGATCGGAATGATTGGCGATTGGCCGGGGCTGCAGCCATAGTACTCCAGCGTATTGACCGCGCCAAGGTTGATCCATCAGATGCAAAATTTTTGGTTCTGGAGCGTGTCATTGAGGAGTTGAGTACGGTTGCTCGTGGGGACTGGTGCAGAGATGACACACCAGTAGACACACTTCAATGGTTTTCTGCAGCGGAGCAAACCATCAAAGCACTGTTTGTTATTTGCCCTGAACCAGAGAAGGCCTGTTCCGATATTATCCTGGGCATGCACGAAACTACCTTCCGCGGTGCCGACCAATGTCACCCTTTACGTCTAGCTCGCTTCTTCCATGTACTCGGTCAGATTGCACTTGAGCTTCTAGTCTATACAGAGTCGCTCAGTGGAAGTGTTCGTCGAGCAAACGCTCGAAAATCTTTAAAGAAGCAAGAACAAGCTGACCAGGCGAAGGGGAAGAAGATAGGCTCCAATTCTggggacgacgacattgaagCTGAGCTTGGTATGGCAGCTGAAGTCGAGGCAGAGAATGAGCGAAAACTGGCCGATATCTCGGAGAATGAGATTCTCGGACGTGGATTGGTTAGCGTGTTTGCCCCCCTTCTAGTTCGCGTCGTTGGCAACGACGGCGGGAAGTTTCAGTCGGAGGTGCTCATGCAGTCTTGTACACTTGCTCTCTGCAAGTTCATGTGCGTGTCTAGCTCGTTTTGTGAAAAGCACCTTTCTTTGTTGTTTAAGGCATTGGCAAACGCCCCGGCAGAAGACACGATAATGAGGGCCAATACGGTCGTTGCTCTCGGTGATCTGGCATTCCGATTCCCCAATGAGGTGGAGCCATACACGCCCCGTCTCTACGCTTGTCTCCGAGATTCATCGACAAAAGTGCGTAGGCACACCTTGATGGTTTTGACGCATTTGATTCTGAACGACATGGTCAAGGTGAAGGGGCAGGTCTGCGAGATTGCGCTCTGCCTTCGCGACGACGATCCAAGAATTCGAGATATGTCCCGTTTGCTTTTTCACGAGCTCAGCAAGCGAAGCAACAACCCAATTTACAATCTTCTACCCGACATTATTAGTCAGCTGAGCCTTTTGCCAAACCGAAAGGAGGATTTTCGAGGTATTATGTCCTTCCTGCTTGGCTACATCAAAAAGGAACGACAGAATGAAATGCTCACGGAAAAGCTTTGTCTTCGTTTCCCGAAGTGCACGACTGTTTCACAGAAAGCGGACCTTTCTTATTGCATCGCACAACTCAAACTGAACGAAAAATCGATCAAGTGCCTTTCAGACAACTTTAAACTTTACAAGGAGGCACTTCACGACGATGATGTCAGGAAGTCCTTTGATTCAATGATCTCAAAGGCTAAAAAGTTCATGAAGCCTGAGCTTCGACAATTTTTGGAAGAGTGGGAGTCGAAACTGAAGGAATTTGCCGAGCTCGGTGCAGAAAATGAATTGGCCGGCGCAAAGGCAGCCAAGGCGAAGAAGCGCGCCTCAAAACGCGCAGCACGGAAGCAGCTGGAGGCTGTGGATGAGATCGAAGACGAGCTGGAGTTCGATGAAGGTAGCGTAGAAAAAGAGAATACACCGGTGCGGACATCAAGAAGGGCCCGCAAAAATGTTGTTCCAATGTAA
- a CDS encoding predicted protein, which translates to MTLVAMTSPPGVAVTDSVTAPTAETPVADAPTPSVDTTTVTAEPPDNGTTRSGEKRALDNDDDDDDEDLFAEEEEDVNAPADVSAPAVPPVKKAKTETDSPTAVDVEPAKELVAGEESVPISLEIPRKVRKEATSGKQEPSVSSYSTSPTREAPASAFTTNSTVTSIPRKVTSKASKYGLPDSVVIPPSVDENLLEGRLLEMLKSLPPNLMTEALNEYHDAVGIKGHSIRNHGAYLNGVLKRYTSVHMRATEEGSGILPMGENLTPLIRSRLERLVATGFCSQEEMHDKVQTKIRSLSEKDAIFALDELTSVDRSNIRNFGSYFMGILNRYMRGDHSSKIQKGPRLGGDRGPPTINRNNAPPRGNPYAPTDRYGSPSKQSFPNNNNRGPNPQWGPPGGNDGYNNPGMNRGPMQHHHQQAPPSGPNYPALNQYSSQPPSLAYQQPPPMNAPFVPNNSGPYPGSFNAPPTQASYNPTGPAHPSSYHANGPPHQHQLSSYNPNSQPPQQQQPSYSQPPNPYGPPQTYSNTNPQPPYGANASLGNNPILSNTSYGGYKAPHPSQVPVDIMGLADKAASAVQALASQSNNKSFPPQQQAPSYQGGSIHQGAYNTGGTPQYGGPQATSNSPYGPSGLPPFGGNPPLQPQQSYNAGPPPQQQQIYGMTPDSVSYNPTMQQPPSFGPLSGGNSGGRRRTTAKLQDLPMAVQFAVQNLTATGQVNGPLDEGILGMVVDLPEQMALEALRKFSTIDKSSMRNPTAYLAGLLRRDLEKIHKR; encoded by the exons ATGACCCTTGTCGCAATGACGAGTCCTCCCGGAGTTGCGGTGACGGACAGCGTCACGGCGCCTACTGCCGAAACGCCGGTAGCGGATGCTCCCACGCCGTCGGTGGACACCACCACTGTTACTGCCGAACCACCGGACAACGGCACG ACAAGGAGTGGTGAGAAACGTGCGTtggacaatgatgatgatgatgacgacgaagatttgtttgcggaagaagaggaggatgTGAATGCACCGGCGGATGTGTCCGCACCCGCAGTACCTCCCGtcaaaaaagccaaaaccGAGACGGATTCTCCGACTGCGGTGGATGTGGAACCCGCAAAGGAGCTTGTTGCCGGAGAAGAATCCGTGCCTATCAGTTTAGAAATTCCGCGGAAAGTAAGGAAAGAAGCGACAAGTGGCAAGCAGGAACCATCAGTCTCATCGTATTCTACGTCACCTACTAGGGAGGCTCCGGCTTCCGCGTTTACGACGAACTCTACCGTCACCAGCATTCCCCGCAAAGTTACTAGCAAAGCTTCCAAGTACGGGCTTCCGGACAGTGTGGTGATTCCACCGAGTGTTGATGAAAATCTCTTGGAAGGTCGTTTGCTCGAAATGTTGAAATCCCTTCCACCAAACCTCATGACGGAAGCCTTGAACGAGTATCACGATgccgtcggcatcaaggGACATTCCATTCGCAATCACGGGGCCTATCTCAATGGTGTCTTGAAACGTTACACGTCCGTCCACATGCGCGCCACCGAGGAAGGTTCCGGCATCCTACCCATGGGCGAAAACTTGACCCCATTGATACGTTCACGCTTGGAACGCCTCGTCGCCACGGGCTTTTGCTCGCAGGAAGAAATGCACGACAAGGTGCAAACCAAAATTCGTTCCCTTTCCGAAAAAGACGCCATTTTTGCTCTGGATGAACTCACCTCGGTCGATCGCTCCAATATTCGTAATTTTGGCAGCTACTTTATGGGAATTCTAAATCGATACATGCGTGGCGACCATTCGTCCAAGATCCAGAAAGGTCCCCGTCTCGGTGGAGATAGAGGACCGCCCACAATCAATCGTAACAATGCTCCTCCCCGAGGCAATCCGTATGCTCCGACCGACCGCTACGGCTCACCGTCGAAGCAATCATttcccaacaacaacaatcgtGGTCCCAATCCGCAGTGGGGACCGCCGGGGGGCAATGATGGATACAACAATCCCGGCATGAATCGTGGTCCGATGCAGCACCACCATCAGCAAGCTCCACCTTCCGGCCCCAACTACCCAGCGCTGAATCAGTACTCCTCGCAACCGCCGTCTTTAGCGTATCAGCAGCCTCCGCCAATGAATGCACCTTTCGTCCCCAACAACTCTGGGCCGTATCCCGGTTCGTTCAATGCCCCTCCCACGCAAGCTTCGTACAACCCAACTGGTCCGGCGCACCCGTCTTCGTACCACGCCAACGGCCCGCCACATCAACACCAACTGTCTTCGTACAATCCCAATAGTCAGCCCccacaacagcagcagcctTCGTATTCGCAACCGCCGAATCCATACGGACCGCCCCAGACGTATTCGAATACGAACCCGCAACCGCCATACGGTGCAAATGCGTCTTTGGGAAACAATCCTATCCTCAGTAACACTTCATACGGAGGTTATAAAGCTCCGCACCCATCCCAAGTTCCGGTTGACATCATGGGACTGGCCGATAAGGCTGCTTCCGCCGTCCAAGCTTTGGCCAGTCAATCAAACAACAAGTCGTTCCCTCCACAACAGCAGGCCCCTAGCTATCAGGGTGGGTCTATACACCAAGGAGCGTATAATACGGGTGGGACTCCCCAGTATGGTGGTCCCCAGGCAACCAGCAATAGTCCGTACGGACCCTCTGGACTACCACCATTTGGCGGAAATCCACCATTGCAGCCTCAGCAATCGTATAATGCTGGTCCACCAccccagcaacagcaaatttACGGTATGACTCCCGATTCCGTTTCGTACAACCCCACGATGCAGCAACCACCATCGTTTGGGCCCCTAAGTGGTGGAAACTCTGGAGGCCGACGACGTACCACTGCCAAGCTTCAGGATCTGCCAATGGCAGTCCAGTTTGCCGTACAG AATCTCACCGCTACTGGGCAAGTCAACGGACCGTTGGACGAAGGCATCCTAGGAATGGTTGTTGATCTACCCGAACAAATGGCACTCGAAGCGCTCCGAAAGTTTAGCACAATTGACAAGTCTTCCATGCGAAATCCTACTGCCTACCTTGCTGGTCTGCTTCGTCGTGATTTGGAAAAAATTCACAAACGTTGA
- a CDS encoding predicted protein translates to MAEVYTAYRFYESTAENMFVLWAQVLPVRCDWQLEDGIITQCGPGYETRLTCQRWQTTWPNGSDPSTATSSYFAEQLGLRIGGVTEFEEIQYSSASFGFGSQSAPNQSLTAFEVKAIFNEGHTIAFVNTALLILLASTFMVCLLGLTVMRGDAGRLVLNPLQRMLRIVVRYAENPLSQTIQDKGRRKSRHSSYTSEISDEKSIGGSDDEGNKEQLGSYETVQLINAIAKIADLLRKCWGVAGAGIISTNLARTKDGKTVVFNPTVPGKRVYALFGFVAINDFSKQLRVLDRDVMILINDVARVVHDEVYRWALGDSGQCNKNLGAAFLMVFRIGDFTEVHDKKKKATEVVFNSQMKKNVRLRKRKSSRQGSRGSINRFDIGGKEMDTLQLASLPGIQGFADRALLAFLKSFAGINRDVKLQAWKKDFRLGAGVGAFSVSVIYGMDAGWAVEGAVGSEYKIDATYLSPHVNMASRMMSAAKQYGVTILLSKAVEELLSKPARAKLRHLDTVYVKGSNLKQPIYTYDARFEGVDFFLFERSPEQADSEADAYTANIWDVDQDLLSMRQHVDEKFMKLHKRGVEQYLEGKWKDAIETLQAADNRMIETVLEEGYIDYDDNAFGDEIFNRKSENEEVNRLQNDFGDGACKCLIHFMESQSALPPDDWNGVRHLTSK, encoded by the exons ATGGCTGAGGTGTATACGGCATATAGATTCTACGAGTCGACGGCCGAGAATATGTTTGTACTGTGGGCGCAGGTTCTGCCAGTTCGTTGTGATTGGCAACTGGAAGACGGAATCATTACGCAATGCGGCCCAGGCTACGAGACCCGCTTGACGTGTCAGCGGTGGCAAACTACTTGGCCGAACGGCTCCGATCCATCAACTGCAACCTCTTCATATTTTGCGGAACAGTTGGGCCTCAGGATAGGCGGAGTGACAGAATTTGAAGAGATACAGTATTCAAGCGCTTCCTTCGGTTtcggttcacagtcagcaccCAATCAGAGTCTCACTGCATTCGAAGTTAAAGCGATTTTCAATGAGGGGCATACGATTGCATTTGT AAATACCGCTCTGTTAATTTTGCTAGCTTCTACATTCATGGTTTGCCTCCTCGGTCTCACAGTCATGCGTGGTGATGCGGGGCGCCTGGTTCTCAACCCTTTACAGAGAATGTTACGTATTGTTGTTCGAT ATGCTGAAAACCCTCTTTCGCAAACAATCCAGGACAAGGGTCGCCGAAAGTCTCGTCATTCTTCCTACACTAGCGAAATTTCAGATGAGAAGAGCATAGGGGGCTCAGATGACGAGGGAAATAAGGAGCAACTTGGAAGCTACGAAACCGTGCAGTTAATCAACGCCATTGCAAAGATTGCCGACCTGCTCCGCAAATGTTGGGGCGTGGCCGGAGCGGGTATCATTTCAACAAATTTGGCTCGAACAAAGGATGGGAAAACTGTTGTTTTCAATCCAACAGTTCCAGGCAAGAGAGTTTACGCACTATTCGGATTTGTTGCCATTAACGATTTCAGCAAACAACTTCGGGTTCTAGATAGAGATGTGATGATTCTGATCAATGATGTTGCTAGAGTTGTTCACGACGAGGTTTATCGTTGGGCACTCGGAGACAGTGGGCAATGCAACAAAAATTTGGGCGCTGCTTTTTTGATGGTGTTTCGTATAGGAGACTTTACTGAAGTTCatgacaagaaaaagaaagcgacaGAGGTTGTCTTCAACTCTCAGATGAAGAAGAATGTGAGGCTTCGGAAGAGGAAAAGCTCCCGTCAGGGTTCCCGCGGTAGTATCAATCGCTTTGATATTGGAGGGAAGGAAATGGACACATTGCAGCTGGCAAGCTTACCCGGTATTCAGGGGTTTGCTGACCGCGCGTTGCTTGCTTTTTTGAAATCGTTTGCTGGCATCAACCGGGATGTGAAGCTTCAGGCGTGGAAAAAAGATTTCCGTCTAGGAGCAGGCGTCGGGGCGTTTAGCGTCAGTGTTATCTATGGTATGGATGCGGGCTGGGCCGTCGAGGGTGCTGTTGGAAGTGAATACAAGATCGATGCTACCTATCTTTCACCCCATGTGAACATGGCATCGCGCATGATGAGTGCAGCCAAACAATATGGTGTCACAATTCTTTTGAGTAAAGCCGTCGAAGAGCTCCTCTCGAAACCAGCGAGGGCCAAGCTGAGGCATCTTGACACTGTTTATGTTAAGGGTAGCAATCTTAAGCAGCCGATCTACACTTATGATGCCCGATTCGAAGGCGTGGACTTCTTTCTCTTCGAACGGTCCCCTGAACAAGCTGACTCCGAAGCCGACGCCTACACTGCCAACATATGGGACGTCGATCAAGACTTACTATCGATGCGACAACACGTGGACGAAAAGTTTATGAAACTTCACAAACGCGGTGTTGAACAGTACCTGGAAGGAAAATGGAAAGATGCCATTGAGACTCTACAAGCGGCCGACAACCGGATGATCGAAacagttttggaagaaggtTATATcgactacgacgacaacgctTTCGGTGACGAAATTTTCAATCGAAAAAGCGAGAATGAAGAAGTAAACCGACTACAGAACGATTTCGGCGACGGCGCTTGCAAGTGCTTGATTCACTTTATGGAGAGTCAAAGTGCGCTCCCGCCAGACGACTGGAATGGTGTGCGACACCTCACAAGTAAGTAA